From Romeriopsis navalis LEGE 11480, a single genomic window includes:
- the rnc gene encoding ribonuclease III yields MSELPQYQLPQFRRPVLLEQAMIHRSYVNENPRVRVHNERLEFLGDAILNFLCGEFLYQRYPDLAEGKLTPMRSSLVDEKQLAQFALALDLGSQLRLGRGAERDGGRENPNLLSCAFEALVGAYYLDCDDIDAVREYVTAFFESVVVEVAEPAPEINHKSRFQHWALTEHGENPKYVIVAATGPDHEKEFVAEVQVLGKTYGQGQGRSKQVAEKEAARDALEELGIYG; encoded by the coding sequence ATGTCGGAGTTGCCGCAGTACCAGTTACCTCAGTTTCGTCGGCCTGTGTTGTTGGAGCAGGCGATGATTCATCGTTCCTATGTGAATGAGAATCCCCGTGTGCGGGTGCATAATGAGCGGCTGGAGTTTTTGGGTGATGCGATTTTGAATTTTTTGTGTGGTGAGTTTCTGTATCAGCGCTATCCGGATTTGGCGGAGGGGAAGCTGACGCCGATGCGATCGTCACTCGTTGATGAGAAGCAGTTGGCGCAGTTCGCGCTCGCTCTGGATTTGGGGTCGCAGTTGCGGCTGGGCCGAGGGGCGGAGCGGGATGGGGGCCGGGAGAATCCGAATTTATTGAGCTGTGCGTTTGAGGCGTTGGTGGGGGCGTATTATCTGGACTGCGATGATATTGATGCGGTGCGGGAGTATGTGACGGCGTTTTTTGAGTCGGTGGTGGTGGAGGTGGCGGAACCGGCTCCGGAGATTAACCACAAGAGCCGGTTTCAGCATTGGGCTTTGACGGAGCATGGGGAGAATCCGAAGTATGTGATTGTGGCGGCGACGGGGCCGGATCACGAGAAGGAGTTTGTGGCGGAGGTGCAGGTGTTGGGGAAGACCTATGGTCAGGGTCAGGGGCGGAGTAAGCAGGTGGCGGAGAAGGAAGCGGCGCGGGATGCGTTGGAGGAATTGGGGATTTATGGATAG
- a CDS encoding CU044_2847 family protein — MKQLIEFTLPDNSTILAEVEDVADESELGGFQSTARNQKGIMKSQETFSQALDNLKPMVDSIKQKFNEMNEPADEVEVKFGLKLTGQFGAVITVGGEASYEITLRWKK; from the coding sequence ATGAAGCAATTAATTGAGTTTACTTTACCAGATAACAGCACTATTTTGGCAGAGGTCGAAGATGTTGCTGATGAATCAGAATTAGGAGGATTTCAATCGACTGCACGAAACCAGAAAGGTATCATGAAATCGCAGGAAACCTTTTCCCAAGCACTTGACAATCTAAAGCCAATGGTTGATTCCATAAAGCAGAAGTTTAATGAGATGAATGAACCAGCTGATGAGGTTGAAGTTAAGTTCGGTCTTAAGCTCACTGGACAGTTTGGTGCAGTTATTACTGTGGGTGGAGAAGCCTCTTACGAGATTACATTGCGCTGGAAAAAATAG
- a CDS encoding GUN4 domain-containing protein, whose protein sequence is MLSFEECQAVIARIYQTSLNDLEHGEVALTQRKVIGTGFLVSSSYLLTCAHVVIEALGLDSESLLVKPKTPVLIDFPKNNYFPQCRATVVIWQPKRSGTNQLAVEEDIALLELDRKLLGFEPLRWAKNSVRRGAIFETYGFPQNFDTGLMARGSIVAEIAPQNRLQLQVDSQVAIVKGFSGSPLWCEQYQAIGGMIMSAEPKGLIACAISGKILFRYLNAWEQHNFFIKLLESVDWKLVKRYFQKAYLVCQQLTHASSELPEVHNPFSAIICLSFMEARSETDPVQIFAVYLLENLQEKTVQLSQENMSLRAHIQELEIFLKEHQIDAEDINIQWKEKEAELKKKDKQIQEFQRVAEQLKKIESRLKLELEHSRNELQLKNTEIEEKNEKIKLLHNTIQQQQPVINENRPTILDEYKTLQETLVRGDWEQADLETHRILMQAIGNEILSMEVPIEIEEIENIPHEDLKKVDHLWMKYSEGKFGFRKQLSIYLELIFKSDSNYRDELFDSFLNQVGWRTDDLDPSCEGHYPSYRHFVDEEIQELEIIFRRFLDHFRACA, encoded by the coding sequence ATGCTAAGTTTTGAGGAATGCCAAGCAGTCATTGCAAGAATCTATCAAACTTCACTCAATGACTTAGAACACGGAGAAGTCGCTTTAACCCAAAGAAAAGTCATAGGAACAGGCTTTCTAGTATCTTCCAGTTACTTATTGACTTGTGCTCATGTGGTAATTGAGGCATTAGGGTTAGACTCAGAGAGTCTTCTTGTAAAGCCAAAAACCCCCGTCTTAATAGACTTTCCTAAAAACAACTACTTTCCTCAATGCCGCGCAACGGTTGTTATCTGGCAGCCTAAGCGTTCAGGCACCAATCAGCTAGCAGTTGAGGAAGATATTGCTCTCTTGGAGTTAGATAGAAAACTCCTGGGTTTTGAACCGCTTCGTTGGGCGAAGAATTCTGTCCGACGAGGAGCCATTTTTGAAACCTATGGTTTTCCTCAAAATTTTGATACTGGTTTGATGGCTCGAGGATCAATCGTTGCAGAAATAGCACCTCAAAATAGACTTCAACTTCAGGTCGATTCTCAAGTGGCAATAGTCAAAGGGTTTAGTGGTTCACCTCTTTGGTGTGAGCAATACCAAGCTATTGGTGGAATGATTATGAGTGCAGAGCCTAAAGGTCTAATTGCTTGTGCTATTTCAGGAAAGATTTTATTTAGGTATTTAAATGCTTGGGAACAGCATAATTTTTTTATTAAACTACTAGAATCAGTTGATTGGAAGTTAGTTAAGCGTTATTTTCAAAAGGCTTATCTAGTGTGTCAACAATTAACTCATGCTAGTAGTGAGTTGCCAGAAGTGCATAATCCCTTCAGTGCTATTATCTGTCTTTCTTTTATGGAAGCACGTTCGGAAACGGATCCAGTGCAGATATTTGCTGTATATCTTTTAGAAAATTTGCAGGAGAAGACTGTTCAGTTATCACAAGAAAATATGAGCTTAAGAGCTCACATTCAGGAGCTTGAGATATTTCTGAAAGAACATCAAATAGATGCTGAAGATATCAATATTCAATGGAAAGAAAAAGAAGCAGAACTTAAAAAAAAGGATAAACAAATTCAAGAATTTCAACGTGTAGCCGAACAGCTTAAAAAAATAGAGAGTCGACTAAAATTAGAACTAGAGCATTCTAGAAACGAGTTGCAGTTGAAAAATACAGAAATTGAAGAGAAGAATGAAAAAATAAAATTGCTTCATAACACGATTCAGCAACAGCAACCAGTGATTAATGAGAATAGACCAACTATTCTAGATGAGTACAAAACATTGCAAGAGACACTTGTACGTGGAGATTGGGAGCAAGCAGATCTGGAAACTCATAGAATTTTGATGCAGGCTATCGGAAATGAAATACTTTCTATGGAAGTGCCTATTGAAATAGAAGAAATTGAGAATATACCTCATGAAGATTTAAAGAAAGTCGATCATTTATGGATGAAATATAGTGAAGGGAAATTTGGATTCAGAAAGCAACTAAGTATTTATTTGGAGTTAATCTTTAAATCTGATTCTAATTACAGAGATGAATTGTTTGATTCTTTCCTTAATCAAGTGGGTTGGAGAACTGATGATCTCGACCCAAGTTGTGAGGGACATTATCCTTCCTATAGGCATTTTGTTGATGAGGAAATTCAAGAATTAGAGATAATTTTTAGAAGATTTCTGGATCACTTTAGAGCTTGTGCGTAA
- a CDS encoding ammonium transporter: protein MNDLSQQIVELVIKQAYLTFKKGNMMIFRRSLGYFIILFLLPLSFWVANLFSARIHPCNKGIGNTFSLNGLAEHVEIAVENKYPKKQFDISVAQSGCDIDFRGKDVTESNKDNLKRIAKEDVKVETDQGNLNPVKDVTFSELEILKVGDTDSARIRELEISQYKYQITLNTIWVLVAGSLVFFMNAGFAALETGFCRFKNSKTILAKNLVVFSIVAIVFWALGFGVMFGKGNPIFGSSGFFLISYAENSPTIGNAYKGVFESLNQAAIPLSTKFFFQLTFASTAATIISGAVAERIKFKSFFLFVPLFTIFVYAVVGHWIWGGGWLSKLHFWDFAGSTTVHSVGGMAGLIGTWILKPRLDRYRSGVGGALPDFRGRTCRGNRIYPFKAYSLSLSTLGCLILWLGWFGFNAGSTLEANSTAISHVLLNTALAGSTGSLGSLIGAWIYFEKPSIAFLINGILGGCVSITASCAFVGLPSAAIIGFIGGILVNFVTVLLEKIEIDDPVGAIPVHLGCGIWGTIAVGLFSEGANIYSKYGLYPKYDQNNLEIPVGPDIGILLGGSFWESLWPQIIGILTVAIYVILVSWVLWKLIGLISGGDLRISRIDERKGINREFWDS, encoded by the coding sequence TTGAATGATCTGTCTCAGCAAATAGTAGAATTAGTCATAAAACAAGCATATTTGACATTTAAAAAGGGGAATATGATGATTTTTCGGCGATCTCTGGGATATTTTATTATTTTATTTCTACTGCCACTCAGCTTTTGGGTAGCCAACCTTTTTTCTGCACGAATTCATCCCTGTAATAAAGGTATTGGTAATACATTTTCCCTGAATGGCCTAGCTGAACATGTCGAGATAGCTGTTGAAAATAAATATCCTAAAAAGCAGTTTGATATTTCAGTTGCCCAAAGTGGATGTGATATTGATTTCCGAGGAAAAGATGTAACCGAATCGAATAAGGATAATTTAAAGCGGATAGCTAAGGAAGATGTAAAAGTTGAAACTGATCAAGGAAATCTCAATCCGGTTAAAGACGTCACCTTTAGTGAACTCGAAATCCTAAAAGTAGGAGATACGGATTCAGCCAGAATACGAGAATTAGAAATCTCTCAGTATAAGTACCAAATTACTCTAAATACGATCTGGGTATTAGTTGCTGGCTCTCTAGTCTTTTTTATGAATGCTGGGTTTGCTGCGTTAGAGACAGGTTTTTGTAGGTTCAAGAATTCTAAAACTATTCTAGCTAAGAATTTGGTCGTCTTTAGTATTGTGGCCATCGTATTTTGGGCACTAGGTTTTGGTGTGATGTTTGGAAAGGGCAATCCAATATTTGGAAGTTCCGGCTTTTTCTTGATTAGCTATGCGGAAAATAGCCCAACTATAGGAAATGCATATAAGGGGGTATTTGAATCCCTCAACCAGGCTGCAATACCCTTGAGTACAAAGTTCTTCTTCCAGCTAACATTTGCCAGTACTGCGGCCACTATTATTTCAGGAGCTGTTGCTGAAAGAATAAAATTCAAATCATTTTTCCTATTCGTTCCCTTGTTCACAATTTTCGTATACGCAGTTGTAGGTCATTGGATCTGGGGGGGAGGCTGGCTTTCAAAACTCCACTTCTGGGACTTTGCAGGTTCTACGACTGTGCATTCTGTAGGAGGGATGGCAGGCTTAATCGGTACATGGATTCTTAAACCTAGGTTAGATCGATATCGCTCAGGAGTGGGCGGGGCTTTACCAGACTTTAGAGGAAGAACCTGTAGAGGTAACAGAATTTACCCATTCAAGGCTTATAGTTTAAGCCTTTCAACTTTGGGATGCTTAATTCTTTGGCTTGGTTGGTTCGGCTTCAATGCTGGTTCAACCCTAGAAGCAAACTCAACAGCAATCTCTCATGTACTTTTGAACACTGCTCTTGCTGGTTCAACAGGTAGTTTGGGTTCTCTTATTGGAGCATGGATATATTTTGAGAAGCCCAGCATAGCTTTTCTTATAAATGGCATCCTTGGAGGTTGTGTAAGCATTACAGCATCGTGTGCTTTTGTGGGCTTGCCATCCGCCGCAATAATCGGTTTCATTGGAGGGATATTGGTCAACTTCGTCACAGTTCTATTAGAGAAAATTGAAATAGATGACCCTGTTGGTGCTATCCCAGTTCATCTTGGATGTGGTATCTGGGGAACGATTGCCGTAGGTCTATTTAGCGAAGGAGCTAATATATATTCGAAATATGGTCTTTACCCAAAGTATGATCAAAACAATCTAGAAATTCCTGTTGGTCCAGATATTGGAATTCTACTAGGGGGTAGTTTTTGGGAATCACTTTGGCCACAAATCATTGGTATATTAACAGTAGCTATCTATGTGATCTTAGTTAGTTGGGTACTATGGAAGTTGATCGGCCTAATATCTGGAGGCGATCTAAGAATATCTAGGATCGATGAGAGGAAAGGTATTAATCGTGAATTCTGGGACTCTTAA
- a CDS encoding Rpn family recombination-promoting nuclease/putative transposase: MTSTVLHPTELSLEPIRADNLILLEGESEILHIEWQTDPSQVMPMRLADYRLRIYRKAPNKTIHQVVIYLRPTNSEQVYQEYFEIAGMYAEYRVIRIWEIPAADLMCSPGLLPFAVLGQTENPAQVLRDSVKQMSRLSDTQQQHETLGAAYVLSGLVLDQAMIGQIIRRDVMQESVTYQAILREGREEGREEGREEGRQEGREEGRQEKARETAITLLQAGIDIDLIAQASGLSIGDINQLKAAL; encoded by the coding sequence ATTACCTCCACCGTTTTACATCCCACCGAGCTTTCCTTAGAACCCATTCGGGCGGATAACTTAATCCTGCTGGAAGGCGAATCCGAGATTTTGCATATTGAGTGGCAGACTGATCCAAGCCAAGTCATGCCCATGCGTCTGGCCGACTATCGACTCCGCATTTATCGCAAAGCGCCGAATAAAACAATTCACCAAGTTGTGATTTATCTACGCCCGACCAATTCCGAACAGGTTTACCAAGAGTATTTTGAGATTGCGGGCATGTATGCGGAATATCGGGTGATTCGGATTTGGGAAATTCCCGCCGCTGATCTGATGTGCTCCCCTGGATTATTGCCTTTTGCCGTGTTGGGCCAAACCGAAAATCCCGCCCAAGTATTACGCGATTCGGTCAAACAGATGAGTCGCTTATCCGATACACAGCAACAACATGAGACCTTAGGAGCCGCTTACGTGCTGAGTGGATTAGTATTAGATCAGGCAATGATTGGCCAAATCATTCGGAGAGATGTTATGCAAGAATCCGTCACCTACCAAGCTATTCTGCGCGAAGGCCGCGAAGAGGGCCGCGAAGAGGGCCGCGAAGAGGGCCGCCAGGAAGGTCGTGAAGAGGGCCGTCAGGAAAAAGCTAGGGAAACAGCCATTACGCTATTGCAAGCCGGGATTGACATCGACTTGATTGCCCAGGCTTCAGGCTTATCGATCGGCGACATCAACCAACTCAAAGCCGCTCTATAG